A section of the Neisseria dumasiana genome encodes:
- the cadR gene encoding Cd(II)/Pb(II)-responsive transcriptional regulator, translating to MRIGQLAQLVGVETQTIRFYEQQGLLPPPDRQDNGYRVYTEKHGEGLAFIRRCRILGLSLAEIHELQSYQDDPHQPCTAVNTLLDDHISHVRSQITALQALEKQLVSLRASCNDDREVEACGVLAGISEGNMHQQ from the coding sequence ATGCGCATTGGTCAGTTGGCGCAGTTGGTAGGGGTCGAAACACAGACGATCCGCTTCTATGAACAGCAGGGCTTGTTGCCGCCGCCTGATCGGCAGGACAACGGTTACCGTGTCTATACCGAGAAGCATGGTGAGGGGCTGGCCTTCATCCGTCGCTGCAGAATCCTGGGCCTGTCACTGGCTGAGATTCACGAACTACAGAGCTATCAGGACGACCCTCATCAGCCTTGTACCGCCGTCAACACCTTGCTCGATGATCACATCTCTCATGTGCGGTCGCAGATAACCGCTCTGCAAGCGCTTGAGAAACAACTCGTTTCACTGAGAGCGAGTTGCAACGATGACCGGGAAGTTGAGGCGTGTGGGGTTCTTGCTGGAATTAGCGAAGGAAACATGCACCAGCAGTAG
- a CDS encoding cation transporter: protein MSKSCGGACGGDATSAADTDIQASSEAPGRWVSVYAVPKMDCPSEERMIRLALNGFEEIRALSFDLSNRRLKVVHDGEVEPVTSKLKTLGLGASLQETVAANPETIKAAEFSAASAKQESGTLRWLLGINALLFVVEMTAGLIARSTGLIGESLDNFADAAVYGLALYAVGHSVKMQVRAAHLAGVLQLILAVGVLVEVVRRFVFGSEPESLVMMAIAFVALIANTSCLLLISKHREGGAHMKASWIFSANDVVINLGVITAGALVAWTGSNYPDLIIGTIAGGIVLNGARRILALKG, encoded by the coding sequence ATGAGCAAATCCTGTGGTGGCGCCTGTGGCGGTGATGCAACGTCCGCAGCGGATACCGATATACAGGCCTCCTCCGAGGCGCCAGGGAGATGGGTCAGTGTTTATGCCGTGCCGAAGATGGACTGTCCATCAGAAGAACGAATGATTCGCCTAGCCCTGAACGGCTTTGAGGAGATTCGGGCGCTGTCCTTCGACTTGTCGAACCGCCGGCTGAAGGTCGTGCATGACGGCGAGGTCGAGCCCGTCACCTCGAAACTGAAGACCTTGGGGCTAGGCGCCTCGCTTCAGGAAACCGTCGCTGCAAATCCGGAGACCATCAAGGCCGCCGAGTTTTCGGCAGCTTCTGCTAAGCAAGAATCCGGGACCCTGCGCTGGTTGCTCGGCATCAATGCACTTCTGTTCGTGGTGGAAATGACTGCCGGTCTGATCGCCCGGTCCACCGGCCTGATTGGAGAATCCCTGGACAATTTTGCCGATGCGGCGGTGTACGGGCTTGCCCTTTATGCGGTTGGACATAGCGTGAAAATGCAGGTACGTGCCGCGCATCTTGCTGGTGTACTGCAACTGATCTTGGCTGTGGGCGTGCTCGTAGAGGTGGTGAGACGCTTTGTATTCGGTAGTGAGCCTGAATCGCTGGTGATGATGGCTATCGCATTCGTCGCATTGATTGCCAATACCAGTTGTCTGCTGCTCATATCCAAACATCGGGAAGGTGGGGCGCACATGAAGGCAAGCTGGATATTCTCGGCCAACGACGTGGTGATCAACCTGGGGGTCATCACCGCCGGCGCCCTGGTCGCGTGGACCGGTTCCAATTATCCGGATCTGATTATCGGCACCATCGCGGGGGGCATTGTACTTAACGGTGCCAGACGCATTTTGGCGTTGAAGGGTTAA
- the lspA gene encoding signal peptidase II, with protein MLIIGKKLSPYALLSISGLLAASDQAVKWLVQQSMAYGEYVSVTPFFNWVHLWNTGAAFSLFANGGGWQRYFFIGITVVVSIFLIKLILENRHKGEAIAYSLILGGAMGNLIDRVFRGYVVDSFDFYWRDWHWPAFNLADIAIVLGALLFVSSSLLGKKANTNAESDGSD; from the coding sequence ATGCTCATTATTGGCAAAAAGCTCTCGCCGTATGCCCTATTGTCCATATCGGGCCTGCTGGCAGCGTCTGATCAGGCTGTAAAGTGGCTGGTGCAGCAATCAATGGCCTATGGCGAGTATGTTTCGGTGACCCCGTTCTTTAACTGGGTGCACCTATGGAACACCGGTGCCGCATTCAGTCTTTTTGCGAATGGTGGAGGCTGGCAGCGCTACTTTTTTATCGGAATCACGGTAGTGGTCTCGATTTTTCTGATCAAGCTGATCCTTGAAAATCGTCATAAAGGAGAAGCCATCGCTTACAGTCTTATCCTCGGTGGCGCCATGGGTAACCTGATTGACCGGGTCTTTCGCGGCTATGTTGTGGATTCCTTTGATTTCTATTGGCGAGACTGGCATTGGCCGGCCTTCAACCTGGCTGATATTGCAATTGTCCTCGGTGCCTTACTTTTCGTTTCCAGCAGCTTGTTGGGTAAAAAAGCAAACACCAATGCCGAGTCGGATGGATCTGACTGA
- a CDS encoding helix-turn-helix transcriptional regulator gives MKYYTFNQIMTAFNIKAPNTVYNRIKSGLLPDKVRIGPARIGWPVDEVNLILEAISAGADDTEIKALVVKINAARQKKRAALREQLKTIC, from the coding sequence ATGAAATATTATACTTTTAATCAAATAATGACTGCTTTCAATATTAAGGCTCCCAATACCGTTTATAACCGTATCAAAAGCGGTTTACTACCTGACAAGGTACGCATAGGTCCTGCTCGGATCGGTTGGCCTGTAGATGAAGTGAATTTGATTTTAGAAGCTATTTCAGCCGGCGCCGACGATACGGAAATCAAGGCATTAGTAGTCAAAATAAATGCTGCCCGTCAAAAGAAACGGGCAGCATTGAGAGAACAATTAAAGACTATCTGTTGA
- a CDS encoding tyrosine-type recombinase/integrase — translation MFDDRQRILASSEGEWVFVRKIVPCGSLEVLHGKRGITFYFRAYFKGKTNRFAIGRFDPNHPRMAINPSRIGYSIEGAARVAAQMADKHLEYEAKGGYSVYLKEQKALKRQEALISNLNQSAEKEVVEGEAVLTLGNLLTAYMDYLKSKGRVSAHSVRTDLDKNVFKTHPAIIDMPANQITPDEIALILRSIHERGHGRTANKIRSYLHAAFTLAMQAKYNPSLPKHFISFNAVMNPVAVISPDTASNRADKNPLAGEEMRCYWRMIDQYPEPHIKASLKLHLLLGAPRIAQLVRLQWKDVHHSYLVLQDGKGKPGKPPRPHYLPLIEPVKVILAEMPRLSERVFGSGKAPMTATTLSDWAKKAVDGQIQNFTLKRTRSGVETLLASLKVSQEVRGYLQSHGIGGVQNKHYNAYEFLDEKAEALNKLHHYLQSTDSL, via the coding sequence ATGTTCGATGACAGACAACGCATATTGGCCTCTTCGGAAGGCGAATGGGTATTTGTACGTAAAATTGTCCCCTGTGGTTCTTTGGAAGTTCTACACGGAAAGCGTGGCATCACTTTCTATTTTCGTGCTTACTTTAAAGGTAAAACCAATCGTTTTGCGATTGGGCGTTTTGATCCTAACCACCCCCGTATGGCGATTAACCCTTCACGAATCGGCTACAGTATCGAAGGCGCTGCACGAGTGGCAGCACAAATGGCAGATAAACATCTTGAATATGAAGCTAAAGGCGGTTATTCCGTTTATTTGAAAGAGCAGAAAGCGCTGAAACGTCAAGAAGCATTAATAAGCAATTTGAACCAGTCAGCAGAAAAAGAAGTAGTCGAGGGAGAAGCTGTCCTGACTTTAGGAAACCTGTTGACAGCTTATATGGATTATTTAAAAAGCAAAGGTCGCGTTTCTGCGCACAGTGTAAGAACCGACTTGGATAAAAATGTCTTTAAAACCCATCCCGCCATTATTGACATGCCGGCCAATCAAATTACACCGGATGAAATTGCATTGATTCTTCGTTCCATTCATGAAAGAGGACATGGCCGTACGGCTAATAAAATCCGCTCTTATCTTCATGCAGCATTTACTTTGGCGATGCAGGCAAAATATAACCCGTCTTTGCCTAAACATTTTATTTCGTTCAATGCAGTAATGAATCCTGTTGCCGTTATTTCTCCTGATACAGCTTCCAACCGTGCCGATAAAAACCCATTAGCAGGAGAAGAGATGCGTTGTTACTGGAGAATGATTGATCAATATCCCGAACCACACATTAAAGCCTCATTGAAATTGCATTTGTTATTGGGAGCGCCCCGTATTGCACAGTTGGTGCGGTTGCAATGGAAAGATGTGCATCATAGCTATTTAGTTTTGCAAGATGGCAAAGGCAAGCCCGGCAAGCCTCCAAGGCCGCACTACTTGCCTTTGATTGAACCGGTCAAAGTGATATTGGCAGAAATGCCGAGATTATCCGAGCGGGTATTCGGCAGCGGCAAAGCCCCCATGACCGCCACTACCCTGTCTGACTGGGCTAAAAAGGCGGTAGACGGGCAGATTCAAAACTTTACTCTGAAACGCACCCGCTCCGGTGTAGAAACTTTATTGGCCAGCTTGAAGGTTTCACAAGAAGTTCGTGGCTATCTTCAAAGCCACGGTATCGGTGGGGTGCAAAACAAACATTACAATGCCTATGAATTTTTAGACGAAAAGGCCGAAGCATTGAATAAATTGCATCATTATCTGCAATCAACAGATAGTCTTTAA
- a CDS encoding CNP1-like family protein has protein sequence MRFLLLPLLLAVSAVSTAAPRHDKDTLVNTRYQESETEKAAREFKEADIGLPPFPDLQSGHWFDIYVGNTYDKKPKILLDSISIAPDTSVRYVLNIESKQGYDNLSAEGLFCADTTFSTKESKRSSFKIFGYGDTVNKRWITPRNADWKPIGAILNSADPVRGVLYRAFCEDGKPGSAEVLRQRVMERSGKHSRSMTNLNKK, from the coding sequence ATGCGTTTTCTGCTATTGCCCTTACTGTTAGCGGTTTCAGCCGTTTCTACGGCGGCTCCGCGACACGACAAAGATACTTTGGTCAACACCCGCTATCAAGAAAGCGAGACCGAAAAAGCCGCACGCGAATTTAAAGAAGCCGACATCGGATTGCCGCCTTTTCCCGACCTTCAAAGCGGGCATTGGTTTGATATTTATGTGGGCAATACATACGACAAAAAGCCGAAAATCCTGCTCGACAGCATCAGCATCGCGCCTGATACTTCTGTGCGTTATGTGCTGAACATCGAATCCAAACAAGGTTATGACAATTTGAGCGCCGAAGGTCTGTTTTGTGCCGATACCACGTTTTCAACCAAAGAAAGCAAACGCTCTTCATTCAAAATTTTCGGCTACGGAGACACCGTAAACAAACGCTGGATTACACCGCGCAATGCCGATTGGAAGCCGATAGGTGCGATTTTGAACAGTGCCGATCCCGTTCGCGGCGTGCTTTACCGTGCCTTCTGTGAAGACGGCAAGCCCGGCAGTGCGGAAGTTCTGCGCCAAAGAGTGATGGAACGCTCGGGCAAACATTCTCGTTCGATGACCAATCTTAACAAAAAGTAA
- the gyrA gene encoding DNA gyrase subunit A, which yields MTDATTRNDHHFAKETIPISLEDEMRRSYLDYAMSVIVGRALPDVRDGLKPVHRRVLYAMHELKNSWNSAYKKSARIVGDVIGKYHPHGDSAVYATIVRMAQDFSMRYVLIDGQGNFGSVDGDGAAAMRYTEIRMAKIAHEMMADIEEETVNFGPNYDGSESEPLVLPTRFPALLVNGSSGIAVGMATNIPPHNLPDTIDACLQLLAHPETGIDELINIIKAPDFPTGATIYGLGGVREGYKTGRGRVVMRGKTHIEPIGKNGEREAIIIDEIPYQVNKAKLVEKIGELVRDKVLEGISDLRDESDKSGMRVVIELKRNENAEVVLNQLYKLTQLQDSFGINMVALVDGQPRLLNLKQILSEFLRHRREVVTRRTLFRLKKARHEGHIAEGKAVALSNIDEMIQLIKESADAPEAKEKLLARPWQSGLVGEMLSRTDLDMQMARPEGLPAGLGLQSGGYFLSEIQADAILRMSLRNLTGLDQDTIVNDYKNIMAQIIDFLDILAKPERITQIIHEELEEIKTHFGDERRSEINPFGGDIADEDLIPPREMVVTLTHGGYIKTQPTTDYQAQRRGGRGKQAAATKDEDFIETLFVANTHDYLMCFTNFGKCHWIKVYKLPEGGRNSRGRPINNVIQLDEGEKVSAILAVRDFPEDEYVFFATAQGMVKKVQLSAFKNVRAQGIKAIALKEGDSLVGVARTSGTSDIMLFSNLGKAIRFNEYYEQRNGDVDEAENEDSDGLNEAEDNSDENGETPALKGNGVRPSGRGSGGLRGMRLPSDGRIVSLITFSPECEQDETLQVLTATANGYGKRTPIADYSRKGKGGQGNIAINTGERNGELVAATLVAETDDLMLITSGGVLIRTKVDQIRETGRAAAGVKLINLDEGETLVSLERVAEEPEETEVPLGEANNGEANASDDIAVDADQAGDDISE from the coding sequence ATGACCGACGCAACCACCCGCAACGACCACCACTTCGCCAAAGAAACCATTCCCATCAGCCTAGAAGACGAAATGCGCCGCAGCTACCTCGATTACGCCATGAGCGTGATTGTGGGGCGTGCGCTGCCCGATGTGCGCGACGGCCTGAAGCCCGTTCACCGCCGCGTGTTATATGCCATGCACGAGCTGAAAAACAGTTGGAACAGCGCTTATAAGAAGTCTGCCCGTATCGTCGGCGACGTGATCGGTAAATACCATCCGCACGGCGACAGCGCGGTGTACGCCACCATTGTGCGCATGGCTCAAGATTTCTCGATGCGCTATGTGTTGATTGACGGTCAGGGCAACTTCGGTTCGGTAGACGGCGACGGTGCGGCGGCCATGCGTTATACCGAAATCCGCATGGCGAAAATCGCCCATGAAATGATGGCGGATATCGAAGAAGAAACCGTTAATTTCGGCCCCAACTACGACGGCAGCGAGAGCGAACCTTTGGTTTTACCGACCCGTTTTCCCGCTTTGCTGGTTAACGGTTCTTCGGGCATTGCCGTCGGTATGGCCACCAATATTCCGCCGCACAATCTGCCCGACACCATTGATGCCTGCCTGCAATTGCTGGCTCACCCCGAAACCGGTATCGACGAGTTAATTAATATCATCAAAGCCCCCGATTTCCCTACCGGTGCAACCATTTACGGTTTGGGCGGTGTGCGCGAAGGCTATAAAACCGGCCGTGGCCGCGTGGTGATGCGCGGTAAAACGCATATCGAACCCATCGGCAAAAACGGCGAGCGCGAAGCCATCATCATCGACGAAATTCCCTATCAGGTAAATAAAGCCAAGCTGGTGGAAAAAATCGGCGAGCTGGTGCGCGACAAAGTGTTGGAAGGCATTTCCGATCTGCGCGACGAATCCGACAAATCAGGCATGCGCGTGGTTATCGAACTGAAGCGCAACGAAAACGCCGAAGTGGTATTGAACCAGCTCTATAAGCTCACCCAGCTGCAAGACAGCTTCGGCATCAATATGGTGGCATTGGTCGACGGCCAACCGCGCCTGCTGAATCTGAAACAGATTTTGAGCGAGTTTTTGCGCCACCGTCGCGAAGTGGTTACCCGCCGCACCTTGTTCCGCCTCAAAAAAGCGCGTCATGAAGGCCATATCGCCGAAGGTAAAGCCGTGGCTTTATCGAATATCGACGAAATGATTCAGCTGATTAAAGAATCTGCCGATGCGCCCGAAGCCAAAGAAAAGCTGCTCGCGCGTCCGTGGCAGTCGGGCTTGGTCGGAGAAATGTTGTCCCGCACCGATTTGGATATGCAGATGGCCCGCCCGGAAGGTCTGCCTGCCGGATTGGGTTTGCAAAGCGGGGGTTATTTCCTGAGCGAAATCCAAGCCGATGCCATTTTGCGCATGAGCCTGCGTAACCTGACCGGTCTCGACCAAGATACGATTGTCAACGACTACAAAAACATCATGGCGCAGATTATCGACTTTTTGGATATTTTGGCCAAACCCGAGCGGATTACCCAAATCATTCACGAAGAATTGGAAGAAATCAAAACCCATTTTGGCGACGAACGCCGCAGCGAAATCAATCCGTTCGGCGGCGATATTGCCGATGAAGACCTGATTCCGCCGCGCGAAATGGTGGTAACGCTGACGCACGGCGGTTATATCAAAACCCAGCCGACCACTGATTATCAAGCGCAACGTCGCGGCGGGCGCGGCAAACAGGCGGCAGCCACTAAAGACGAAGACTTTATCGAAACCCTGTTTGTTGCCAACACGCATGATTATCTGATGTGCTTTACCAATTTCGGCAAATGCCATTGGATCAAAGTGTACAAACTGCCCGAAGGCGGCCGCAATAGCCGCGGCCGTCCGATTAACAACGTGATTCAGCTTGACGAAGGCGAGAAAGTCAGCGCGATTTTGGCCGTGCGCGACTTCCCGGAAGACGAATACGTTTTCTTCGCCACCGCACAAGGTATGGTGAAAAAAGTGCAGCTTTCCGCCTTTAAAAACGTGCGCGCTCAAGGCATTAAAGCCATTGCCCTCAAAGAAGGCGATTCACTGGTGGGCGTGGCCCGCACCTCCGGCACCAGCGATATTATGCTGTTTTCCAACTTGGGTAAGGCCATCCGCTTTAATGAATACTACGAACAGCGCAACGGAGATGTCGATGAAGCGGAAAACGAAGATTCAGACGGCCTCAATGAAGCGGAAGACAACAGCGACGAAAACGGCGAAACACCGGCCTTGAAAGGTAACGGTGTGCGCCCGAGCGGACGCGGCAGCGGCGGCCTGCGCGGTATGCGCTTGCCTTCAGACGGCCGTATCGTCAGCCTGATTACCTTTTCTCCCGAATGCGAACAAGACGAAACCCTGCAAGTGTTGACTGCCACGGCCAACGGTTACGGCAAGCGTACCCCGATTGCCGACTACAGCCGCAAAGGTAAAGGCGGGCAGGGTAACATTGCCATCAATACCGGCGAGCGCAACGGCGAACTGGTGGCGGCGACATTGGTTGCCGAAACCGACGATTTGATGCTGATTACCAGCGGCGGCGTATTAATCAGAACCAAAGTCGACCAAATCCGCGAAACCGGCCGTGCCGCAGCAGGCGTGAAGCTGATTAATTTGGATGAAGGCGAAACATTGGTCAGCTTGGAGCGTGTGGCGGAAGAACCTGAAGAGACAGAAGTTCCCCTTGGAGAAGCAAATAACGGAGAAGCAAACGCATCTGACGATATAGCGGTAGATGCAGACCAAGCTGGTGATGATATCTCCGAGTAA
- the trmB gene encoding tRNA (guanosine(46)-N7)-methyltransferase TrmB — protein sequence MTDNEVNQSNNQTVPEQHKRSIRSFVLRQGHMTAAQQRAIDTMWPQFGIDYQTNPADLNKMFGRDNPKVLEIGFGMGTATVEIAKRLPEKDFLAIDVHGPGVGNILKLIEEEQITNIRVMRHDAVEIVENMLSDGSLDGIHIFFPDPWHKKRHNKRRLVQIPFVAKLLPKLKTGGYIHLATDWEEYAVQMLEVLSGFDSLSNTAEDYAPTPEYRPETKFEARGKRLGHGVWDLVFVKR from the coding sequence ATGACTGACAACGAAGTAAATCAATCTAACAACCAAACGGTTCCCGAGCAACACAAACGCAGCATCCGCAGCTTTGTTTTGCGCCAAGGACATATGACTGCCGCTCAGCAGCGTGCCATTGATACCATGTGGCCTCAATTCGGGATCGACTATCAAACAAACCCGGCAGATTTGAACAAAATGTTTGGCCGTGATAATCCGAAGGTGTTGGAAATCGGTTTCGGCATGGGCACGGCTACCGTAGAAATTGCCAAACGCCTGCCTGAAAAAGACTTTTTAGCCATTGATGTGCACGGCCCCGGTGTAGGCAATATTCTTAAACTGATTGAAGAAGAACAGATAACGAATATCCGGGTGATGCGCCACGATGCTGTGGAAATAGTGGAAAATATGTTAAGCGACGGTTCGCTTGACGGCATTCATATTTTCTTTCCCGATCCGTGGCACAAAAAGCGCCATAACAAGCGCCGTTTGGTGCAGATACCGTTTGTTGCCAAGCTGTTGCCCAAATTAAAAACAGGCGGCTATATCCATTTGGCAACAGATTGGGAAGAATATGCGGTTCAAATGCTTGAAGTGTTAAGCGGTTTCGACAGTTTAAGCAACACCGCAGAAGATTATGCGCCCACACCGGAATACCGCCCTGAAACAAAATTTGAAGCGCGCGGAAAACGCTTGGGACACGGTGTATGGGATTTGGTGTTTGTTAAACGCTAA
- the metW gene encoding methionine biosynthesis protein MetW, with amino-acid sequence MTELRDDLQLIYDWIPQGSRVLDLGCGNGELLSALIQRKQCTGYGVEIDTEGVIASIERGVSVIQADLEQGLQDFGDNSFDILVLSQTIQAMQNTETILQDLTRVAKQAIVSFPNFGYWRNRLQIGLCGHMPVSERMPYQWYNTPNIHWCTLQDFDRLCAKNHIRVLERAVMTAGKRINILPNLLGSLAFYRVG; translated from the coding sequence ATGACTGAACTACGCGACGACCTACAGTTGATTTACGACTGGATTCCGCAAGGCAGCCGGGTATTGGACTTGGGCTGCGGTAACGGCGAACTGCTTTCCGCCTTGATTCAACGAAAACAGTGCACCGGCTACGGCGTAGAAATCGATACGGAAGGCGTTATCGCTTCGATAGAGCGCGGTGTGAGCGTGATTCAGGCGGATTTGGAGCAAGGGTTGCAAGATTTCGGCGACAACAGCTTCGATATTCTCGTACTCAGCCAAACCATACAGGCGATGCAGAATACCGAAACCATTTTGCAAGACCTTACCCGTGTCGCCAAGCAAGCCATTGTGTCTTTTCCAAACTTCGGTTATTGGCGCAACCGCCTGCAAATCGGATTGTGCGGGCACATGCCTGTATCCGAACGCATGCCGTATCAATGGTATAACACGCCCAATATTCATTGGTGTACGCTGCAAGACTTCGACCGTTTATGCGCGAAAAACCATATCCGCGTTTTGGAGCGCGCCGTGATGACCGCCGGTAAACGCATCAATATTTTGCCCAACCTTTTAGGCAGCTTGGCCTTTTATCGCGTAGGTTGA
- the metX gene encoding homoserine O-succinyltransferase MetX: MTHDNDAWIVFPQKIPFEVPLVLQSGQTLPRFDLMVETYGSLNAEKSNAVLICHALSGNHHVAGKHTPEDKHSGWWDSMVGPGKPVDTNRFFVVGLNNLGGCHGSTGPLSINPETGEEYGADFPVVTVKDWVKSQALLADHFGIRQWAAVMGGSLGGMQALQWTIDFPQRVRHALVIASSTRLSAQNIAFNDVARQAIITDPDFHDGHYRRHNTVPRRGLRIARMMGHITYLAEQGLGKKFGRNMHSNGYQYGYDVEFEVESYLRYQGDKFAERFDANTYLRMTKALDYFAPAAEFGNDLVAALKTAQARFFIASFSTDWRFAPARSRALVKHLVKAGKHVQYIEVESHHGHDAFLMTDEPYIRAVRAYMNNVAEECKHD, translated from the coding sequence ATGACACACGATAACGATGCGTGGATTGTTTTTCCCCAGAAAATACCGTTTGAAGTTCCGCTTGTTCTGCAAAGCGGCCAAACCCTTCCGCGTTTCGATTTGATGGTGGAAACCTACGGCAGTTTGAATGCCGAAAAATCCAATGCCGTATTAATCTGCCATGCCCTTTCCGGCAATCATCATGTTGCGGGAAAACATACTCCCGAAGACAAACATTCCGGCTGGTGGGACAGCATGGTCGGTCCCGGCAAACCGGTTGATACCAATCGTTTTTTTGTGGTCGGTTTGAATAATTTGGGCGGATGCCACGGCAGCACGGGCCCTTTAAGCATCAATCCGGAAACCGGAGAAGAATACGGCGCTGATTTTCCTGTGGTAACGGTGAAAGATTGGGTAAAAAGCCAAGCCCTTCTGGCTGACCATTTCGGTATTAGGCAATGGGCGGCCGTGATGGGAGGAAGTTTGGGCGGCATGCAGGCTCTGCAGTGGACGATAGATTTTCCCCAGCGGGTCAGGCATGCGTTGGTTATCGCCTCGTCTACCCGCTTGTCTGCACAAAATATTGCGTTTAACGATGTGGCGCGTCAGGCCATTATTACCGACCCGGATTTTCATGACGGCCATTACCGCCGCCACAATACCGTTCCCCGCCGCGGTTTGCGTATCGCCCGTATGATGGGGCATATTACCTATCTTGCCGAGCAAGGTTTGGGCAAAAAGTTCGGACGCAACATGCACAGCAACGGCTACCAATACGGCTATGACGTAGAATTTGAAGTGGAATCTTATTTGCGTTATCAGGGAGACAAATTTGCCGAACGTTTTGATGCCAACACTTATCTGCGCATGACCAAAGCTTTGGATTATTTTGCCCCTGCCGCCGAATTCGGCAATGATTTGGTTGCCGCTTTAAAAACCGCTCAAGCCCGATTTTTTATTGCTAGTTTCAGCACTGATTGGCGGTTTGCACCGGCACGTTCGCGTGCGTTGGTGAAACATTTGGTAAAAGCCGGCAAGCATGTCCAATACATCGAAGTCGAATCGCACCACGGCCACGATGCTTTTTTAATGACCGACGAGCCTTACATCCGTGCCGTTCGCGCTTATATGAACAATGTTGCCGAGGAATGCAAGCATGACTGA
- a CDS encoding glutathione peroxidase has protein sequence MALVDRTGQQVPSVVFHTRVGDSWKDVSTDELFKGKKVVVFSLPGAFTPTCSSTHLPRYNELAKAFKENGVDDILCVSVNDTFVMNAWAADEESDNITMIPDGNGEFTEGMGMLVDKDNLGFGKRSWRYSMLVNDGKIEKMFIEPEKEGDPFEVSDADTMLKYIAPNWKAQESVAIFTKPGCQFCAQAKKALEEKGLSYEEIVLGKDASIVSVRAITGKATAPQIFIGGKYIGGSEDLEVYLSKN, from the coding sequence ATGGCTTTAGTAGATCGTACCGGTCAGCAAGTACCGAGCGTAGTATTCCACACCCGCGTCGGCGATTCTTGGAAAGATGTTTCTACCGACGAATTGTTCAAAGGTAAAAAAGTAGTGGTATTTTCTCTGCCCGGCGCATTTACCCCCACTTGTTCTTCTACCCATCTGCCGCGTTACAACGAGCTGGCTAAAGCGTTTAAAGAAAACGGTGTGGACGATATTTTGTGCGTATCTGTAAATGATACGTTTGTTATGAATGCTTGGGCTGCTGATGAAGAGTCTGACAATATCACCATGATTCCCGACGGCAACGGTGAATTTACCGAAGGCATGGGCATGCTGGTAGATAAAGACAACTTGGGCTTCGGCAAGCGTTCTTGGCGTTATTCTATGCTGGTGAATGACGGAAAAATCGAAAAAATGTTTATCGAGCCGGAAAAAGAAGGCGATCCCTTTGAAGTTTCCGATGCCGACACCATGCTGAAATATATCGCTCCTAACTGGAAAGCACAGGAATCGGTAGCCATCTTTACCAAGCCCGGTTGCCAATTTTGCGCCCAAGCTAAAAAAGCTCTGGAAGAAAAAGGCTTATCTTACGAAGAAATCGTATTGGGCAAAGATGCCAGCATTGTTTCCGTGCGTGCCATTACCGGTAAGGCAACTGCTCCGCAAATCTTTATCGGCGGTAAATACATTGGCGGTAGTGAAGACTTGGAAGTTTATTTGTCTAAAAACTAA